The Glutamicibacter mishrai DNA window TCAAGAAATTTTTGGCTAGGTTCAGTCTGGCTTAAACGTGGGTGCGGGAGACGCAGCTGTGCAGATAGTTACGCGTGCGCGTGGCAATCGGCAGCGGCACCGAGAAGTCGGCCACCGGGTACATGTCCTGCTCGACAATACCGAAGATCGGACGGCCCAGTTTCTCTACTTCCTGCAAGACCTCGTTGAGGTCGGGCAGGCCCGATGGCGGCTCGCACATGACCCCGGCCAGGTTGGCGGCAGCCCAGGTCATATCCTTTTCACGCACGGTGGCCAGGATGTCCGGGTTGATCTGCTTCAGGTGCAGGTAGCCGATGCGTTCCGGGAAGCGGTGGATCAAATCCACGCTGGAGGCTCCACCGTATTCGGCGTGTCCGGTATCCAAGCACAGGGTGGTGTACTGCGGGTCGGTGACTTCGAGGAACTTCTCGATGTCGCTCTGGCCGCAGACGTGGGAGTCCGCGTGGGAGTGGAACTGCTGCTTGAGGCCGAATTCCTCCTGCAGGATCTTGCCCAGGCGGTCATGGCCCTTGGCCAGCGAGTCCCAGCCCTCGGCTTCCAGGACGCCTGGTTCCAGCGCCTGGCCGGTGACGTCATCGCGCCACATAGCCGGGATCACCACGATGTGCTCGCCGCCCATGGCGGCAGTCAGCTCGGCGACCTTGCGGGCTGGCTCCCAGGCTTCTTCCCAGGCGTTGGCGCTGCCGTCGATCCCGCGGTGGAAGGCGGTGAAGACGGTGCCGGCGCAGACGTTCAGGTCGCGGGCGGCCAGCTCATCGGCGAGCTGGGAAGGGTCGGTGGGCAGGTACCCGTACGGGCCCAGCTCGATGGTCTTGTACCCGGCTTCGGCCACCTCGTCGAGGAAGCGCTGCCACGGGGTCTGCTTCGGGTCATCGGCAAACCATACGCCCCAGGAGTCAGGAGCAGTTCCGATGGTGATGTTCTGTGCCATGGTGGATACCGTTTCTGTGGCTCAAAAAGCTAGTTGGATGGGAAGTTGAAGGTGGCTGCCGTACCCTTGGCTGGTTCTGGCCAGCGCTGGGTGATGGCCTTGCCACGGGTGTAGAAACGCACGCCATCCGGGCCGTAGATGTGGTGCTCGCCGAACAGCGAGTCCTTCCAACCGCCGAAGGAGTGCCAAGCAACCGGTACCGGCAGTGGCACGTTCACGCCGACCATGCCCACCTGGATGCGGCGGGTGTAGGTGCGGGCGTGGGCGCCGGAGGAGGTGAAGATGGCGGTGCCGTTGCCGTAGGGGTTGGCGTTGACCACTTCGATGGCCTCTTCCAGCGAATCCACACGCAGCACGACCAGGACCGGGCCGAAGATCTCCTCGGTGTAGGCGCTCATTTCGCGGCTGACCTTGTCGATGATGGTCGGGCCGACGAAGAAGCCGTTCTCGTGGTCCTTGACCACCAGGTCGCGTCCGTCGATGACCAGCGCGGCGCCGGCCTGCTCGGCTTCGCCGACGATCTTCTGCAGGCGGGACTTGGAGGCCGGAGTGATGACCGGACCCATATCGGCCTTCTCATCAAAGCCGTGCGAGACGTTGACCTTGCCGGCGTGCTCGGCCAGCTTGTCCACCAATGCGTCGGCGGCATCTCCTACGGCCACGGCCACGGAGATGGCCATGCAGCGCTGGCCGGCGGAGCCGAACGCGGCGGCGTTGATGTGGTCGGCGGCCAGATCCATATCGGCATCCGGCATGATGACTGCGTGGTTCTTCGCCCCGCCCAGTGCCTGCACGCGCTTGCCGTGCTTGGTGGCGGTTTCGTGCACGTACTTGGCGATCGGGGTGGAGCCGACAAAGGAGATGCCGTCGATATCCGGGTGCGACAGCAATCCGTCCACGGTGTCCTTGCCGCCGTGCAGGACCTGGAAGACGCCGTCTGGCAGGCCGGCTTCCTTGAACAGCTTGGCGATCAGCAGCGAAGCGGATGGGTCGCGCTCGGATGGCTTGAGGATGAAGGTGTTGCCGGTGGCGATGGCTACCGGGGCCATCCACAGCGGCACCATGACCGGGAAGTTGAATGGCGTGATGCCGGCGACCACGCCCAGTGGCTGGCGGAAGGAGAAGACGTCGATGCCGGTGGAAACCTGGTCGGAGTATTCGCCCTTCAGCGACTGCGAGATGCCGCAGGCGTACTCGACGACTTCGATGCCTCGGCTGATTTCGCCGGCGGCGTCCGAGAGGACCTTGCCGTGCTCGCTGGTGATGATGCGGGCCAGCTCGTCGGTGTGCTCGGTGAGCAGCTGCTGGAAGCGGAAGAGGATCTTGCTGCGCTTGGCGATCGATACTTCGCCCCAGGTTTCGGATGCGGCCTTGGCGATGGCGACGGCCTGGGCCAGGTCCTCGTCGTTGGCCAGGCGCAGCTGGCCGGTGACCTCGCCGGTAGCCGGGTTGTAGACCGGCTGGGTCTGGGTTCCGGTGCCTGCGCTGGGGGCTCCGTTGATGTAGTGCAAGATCTCTGCGACGTCGGTGGCGATAGTAGTCATTGCTGTTCTTCCTTTGGAGTTCTGGAGTTTTCTGGTCTCTGCCTTAGCCCAGCAGGGGCTTTTGGCGTGCCTTGTGCTTGGTGTAGTTCTGGTAGGCCGATTGGGTGCTCTCCAGCTCGGCGACTTCGCTGACCGGGACATCCCACCAGGACTCGCTGGACGGAGCATCGGCGTAGAGGTCCGATTCGATGTGGATCAGGATCGGGCCGGAGCCTTCCGGTGCCGCCTTGGCAGTGGCGATCGCTGCCGACAGGTCCTCGATGGCGTCAGGGCCCGGGGTGATCCGGATGACCTTCACGCCCAGGGATTCGGCGTTGGTGGCCAAATCGATCGGCAGGGTCTCGCCCTCGTCGAAGCTGTGGCTCTGCTCATCCAGGGTGCGGTACTTGGTGCCGAAGCGCTGGGAGCCCAGCGATTCGGAAAGCGCGCCGATGGAGGCGTAGCCGTGGTTCTGGATCAGCACGTGGATCACCTTGAGCCCTTCGGCCACCGCGGTGACCAGCTCGGTGTGCATCATCAGGTAGGAGCCATCGCCCACCATGACCACCACGTCGCGGTTCTCCTGCTCGCCGCGTTCAGCTTCGGCGCGCACCGCGCGCTTGATGCCCAGGCCGCCGGCTATCTCATAGCCCATGCAGGAAAAACCGTATTCCACGTGGTAACCGTAGGGGTCGGAGACCCGCCACATCTTGTGCAGGTCCCCGGGCAGCGAACCGGCGGCGCAGACCACCACATCGCGGGGATCCATGGCCTTGTTCACCGCGCCGATGATGGCGTTCTGGCTGACCAGCGGGGACAGGCGCTCGGCGAAGGCCTCATCCACGGTGGCGTCCCAGCGCTGCTTCTCGGTGGCGACCTGCACTTCCAGGGCCCCCTCCACGCGGTAGCCGGTCAGTGCTTCGCGCAGCGCGACCAGTGCCTTGCGGGCATCGGCCACCACCGGCAGCACGGTGCCGTGCTTGTAGGCATCCAACGCCGCGACATTGATGTTCACGAACTTCACGTCGGGGTTCTGGAAGGCGGTGCGGCTAGCGGTGGTGAAGTCCTCGTAGCGGGTGCCGATGCCGATGACCAGGTCGGCCTGCTCGGCCAACGCGTTGGCGGCGGTGGTCCCGGTGGAGCCGATGGCGCCCAGCGAGTACTTCGAATCCCATGGCAGCACGCCCACACCGGCTTGGGTATTGCCCACAGGGATGCCGGTGGCTTCGCAGAGTTCAGCCAGTTCCCCGGTGGCAAAGGCGTAGAGCACCCCGCCGCCGGCCACGATCAGCGGGCGCTTGGCCGCACGGATCATCTTTGCCGCCTCGGCGATATCCTGGGCCTCTGGCTCGGGGCGGCGGATCTTCCAGTCGCGCTCGGCGAAGAATTCTTCCGGGAAGTCGAAGGCCTCGGCCTGCACATCCTGTGGCAGCGAGATGGTCACCGCGCCGGTTTCCGCCGGGTCGGTGAGCACGCGCAGCCCATGGTGCAGGGCGCTGGCCAGCTGCTCCGGGCGGGTGACGCGGTCGAAGTACTTGGACAGCGGGCGGAAGGCATCGTTAACGGTGATGTCGTAGCCATGCGGCATTTCCAGCTGCTGGAGCACCGGATCGGCGGCACGGGTGGCGAAGGTATCGGAGGGCAGCAGCAATACCGGCAGGCGGTTGGCTGTGGCCAGCGCGGCGCCGGTGAGCAGGTTGGAGGATCCTGGGCCGATGGAGGTGGAGACCGCGTAGGTGGCGCGTCGGCGGGTGTGCCGGGCGTAGGCGACGGCCTGGTGCGACTGGGCCTGCTCGTTGCGGCCCTGGTAGTAAGGCATCAGGCTTGGGTCCTTGGCCTGCCACTGCTTCAGCGCCTGGCCTACGCCTGCGACATTGCCGTGGCCGAAGATGCCGAACATGCCCGGGATCAGTCGTTCACGGTACTGGGTTCCGCCGATGGAATCCACCGTGTACTGGCGGCCGAGGAATTCCACAACCGCCTGGGCGACGGTCATTGTGCGTGTAGTCATCGAGCTTTGTCCTTCTCAGCTTCGTGCCGGTGCGGTGGTGTTCAGTAGCGATGCGGCGGTGGCCACGGCGGCGGCCACATCTTCGTCTTCGGGGTAGAGCAGGGTCCGTCCGACGGTCAGCCCCTGCACTCCGGGCAAGGCCAAGGCGGCCTGCCAGGAGGCGAAAACCTCGTCCGGGCTGCCAGCCGGGTCCCCGCCGAGCAAGACCGTAGGCAGGGTGGTGGCGGCCATGACCCGTTCCATTTCCTGCACCACGGGGATCTTCAGCCAGGTGTAGGCGCTGGATTCGCCCAGTCCGGCGGCGATGCCCATGGACTTGATGACCGCGTCGGGACGCAGGTCGTTGACGACCTTGCCCTCGACCCGCTTGGAGATGAAGGGTTCGACCATGGCGACCAGCTGGTGCCGGGCCAAATCGGAGACGGCATCGGCGGTGGCCTGCAGGGTTTTGACGGTGTCCGGGTCCTCGTAGCTGATCCGGGTGAGCATCTTGCCGCCGTCGGCGCCCAAGGCGGCCAGGGCGGAGGCGGTGTGCCCGGTGAAGCGGTCGTCGATCTCGTTGACCAGGCCGGTCAGGCCGCCACGGTTCATCGATCCGAAGACCAGTTTGCCTTCCAGCGCCCCGAGCAACAGCAGGTCATCGAGGATATCCGGGGATGCGAGCACGCCGTCGCAGGCCGGGTTCTGCAGGGCGATCTGCAGCCGGTCCAGCAGCTGGCGGCGGTCGGCCATGGCGGTGGCGCGCTTGCCTACCGACAGGGCGCCGCGGGCCGGGTGGTCGGCGGCGATGATGAAGTTCTGGCGTCCCAGCACCGGTCCGGCATGCTTCTGGCGGGCGGCTGCGGCGCGCTGCACCGATGCCGGGTCTTCCAAGCGTTGCCGGGTGATGGATTCATAGCGGCGCGGATCTTCGCGATCCACGCTCAGCTCGGTTGCCTGTTTCATTCTTAGACCAGGTCTTTCTGGGAGGCGGGAACGGTGCGGCCGCGTTCGGCCAGCAGGGCGTTCACTTCTTCGGGGGTTGGCATGGCGTCGGAGCAGGCGACCTTGGAGGCGACGATGGCTCCGGCGGCGTTGGCGTAATCCAGCACCTGTTCCAGCGGCCAGCCGGAGAGCAGTCCGTGGCAGAAGGCTCCGCCGAAGGAGTCTCCTGCGCCCAGTCCATTGGCGGTCTGCACGGGTACCGGGGCGGAGACCACGCGTTCGGTGCGGGTTTTGGCCATCACGCCTTCGGGGCCGAGCTTGACCACGGCGATCTGCACGCCGGCCTCCAGGAGGCGGTCGGCCTGCTCGTCTGGGGTTCCTTCGCCGACGGCGACGGTGCATTCGGTGTCGTTGCCGATGGCGACGGTGGCGGAGGCCAGGGCCGCGGTGACCTGTTCGCGGGCCTGTTCCACCGAGTCCCAGAACATCGGGCGGTAGTCCAGGTCCAGGATGGTGAACTGGCCTTCGGACAGCGAGCTGGCTGGGCGGGCTTCATAGGCGGCCAGCTGGGCGCTGCGTGATGGTTCTCGGCTCAGGCCGGTGACGGTGCTCCAGAAGATCTTGGAGTTCTTGACGGCATCGAGGTCGATGTCGCTGGTGTTGATATTCCAGTCCGGGGCCATCGGGAAGCGTCCGTAGAAGTAGAGCGGGAAGTCATCGGGTGGCAGGATGGCGCAGAAGGTGACCGGGGTCTGCAGGCTGGCGTCGCGGGTTACCTGCGTGCGGTCCACGTTGTAGCGGTCCAGCTCGCGTTCCAGGAAGGTCCCGAAGTCGTCGTCGCCGACTTTGGTGATCACGCCGGCGTCGCGTCCGTGGCGGGCCGCTGCTACTGCGACGTTGGTGGCGGAGCCGCCGAGGTACTTGCCGAAGGAGTTCACGTCGGCCAGGGATACGCCGATGTCGTTCGGGTACACATCAACGCTGATGCGTCCGAGGGTGAGTACGTCGTAAGTCACGCGGATCGACGTCCTTTCGAGTCAGAAGTTCAGGGATCGGCCAGCTGCCGACAGTGTGAACGGTGCCACAGGAAATACTTTGCACCATGGATCTGGCCCTGTCAAAGGTTTGTACTGACATATTTACAACATGAGTAACATGATGGGTGTAAATCCGCGGAAAACCAGGGTTTTCCATCCGTTATTGACGCTGAAAATTAAATAGATTTCTCGATACTATGTCCTGACTTTATGACTTGATCGACGAAGTTTCCGGAGAGGCAGGCCGCCTGGATCTCGCATACTCGACTCCTTGTTCACTCGTGGAGACAATAGTGCATTTTGTATAGTTCAGGCACTGCATTTTGTATAGTTCCGACGATGATTTTTGTATAGTTACTTGCCTTCCCATAGGTATAGTGGGCATATGGAATACCTCCCCCGAAGCATAGATTTTCAGCTCGATGACCTGATGTCTTTCGAAGCGGCGGTGGCAATTGATGGCCCCAAAGGCGTTGGCAAGACAGCAACGGCATCGCGTCGCGCGCAGAAGATTTGGCGAGTCGACAATCCCGCGGAGCGTGCCGTACTAGAAGCAGACCCATACTTCGCCGACGCGCCTGATGGAACCTTGCTGATCGATGAATGGCAGCACCATCCAGACGTATGGAATTCGGTGCGGCGTCTGGTGGACGATAGTGCGCCAGCAGGCCGCTTTCTACTCACGGGAAGCGCCTCGCCCATTACGGGAATAGGGACACACTCAGGTGCTGGGCGCATTGCTTCAGCTCGGATGCGCCCAATGGCCTTTTACGAACGCGGATACCTGGAACCAACCGTCAGCCTCAAGTCCCTTTTAGAAGGAACTACGGTGAAAATTAGTGGCTCGTCACCGCTGACAGCTGCAAGTTACTATCAGGCCATCACGAAGAGTGGCTTTCCCGGCATATATGGCCTCACGGAGCGGCAAGCACAAACTCGCTTGGACACCTACCTTCAACGAATCATCGACCGCGATCTACCCGAGGCAGGCTTGTCCCTACGAAAGCCACTTCTACTCAAGCGATGGATGTCTGCATACGCCGCGGCGTCGTCAACGCCAACTTCGTATTCCAACATCCTCGACTCCACAACCTCGGGAGAAGGAACACAACCTTCCAGAGCGACTACGGAGAACTATCGCGAACACCTTGCACAGATCTGGCTTCTGGATCCACTGCCCGCATGGGAGCCGTCCTTTGGAAATCCTTTTAAGCGCCAGAAATACGCTCCAAAACACCACTTAGCGGATCCAGCTCTGGCAGCAAGGCTCCTCGGGCTTACATCGAAGTCGCTCGCAGACCGACGCGGAGCTCCGATGGCTGGACCACTGCTCGAATCGCTAGCCACCCTTACTGTGCGGGTCGCTGCAGAGGCTATCGGCGCCAAGGTTGGCCACCTGCGAACGTCGTCCGGCGACCATGAAGTTGATCTCGTGGTCGAAGGATTTGATGGCGAAGTACTCGCCCTCGAAGTTAAACTTTCAGCTCACGTAGATAACAAGGATGTCCGGCATCTTCTCTGGTTACGAGACCAGCTGCCAGACCGAGTAAACAACGTAGCAGTGCTCTACACCGGAACCGAGGCTTATCAACGTCAAGACGGAGTCGCAGTCATTCCACTTTCCTTACTTGGCCTCTGACGTACCTCAAGCCGCTCACCCTAGGTCGGCAACGAGTTCGACCACGCCCAAACATACAACGCGCTAGGCTCTTAAGAAAACATCCATGACACCTTGGAGGAACCGTGGCCGCAGAACGCCGTCGAGCAACCATTTATGACGTTGCCCAGGCCGCCGGCGTTTCCAAGTCACTGGTATCCCTGGTGCTGCGCGGCTCCCCCAGCGTCTCCACCCCGCGCCGCGCGGCAGTGTTGGCCGCCATCAAGGAATTGGACTACCGCCCCAGTCAGGCCGCGACTGCACTAGCCGGCGGCACCAGCCAAACCGTTGGCGTGGTCATCGATGACTACACCAACACCTGGTTCGTGGAACTGCTGCGCGGCCTGCAGGAGGGACTGGCCAGCGCAGGTTTGCGCATCGCCGTCTCCGACCGTTCGCTCAACACCCATATCGAATCGGACCCGCTGGATGGCTTTTTGAGCACGCGGGTCGAAGCCTTGGTCTTGGCCACTGAGCCCACCGAGGCCATGCGCTTTTCCTCGCAGATCCCGGTCATCATCGCCGGCAATCGCGCCACCGAAGTTCCCGGCGCGGATATAACTTCGAGCGATGACCGGCTCGGCGCCCGCCGGGCCATCGAGCACCTGATCTCGCTGGGACACACGCAGATCGGCCATATCGCCGGTGGCGGCGGAGCCTCGATGCAGCGCATCGCCGGCTACCAGGACGCGATGAAGGCCGCGGGCCTCACGGAACGCATCGTCACGGTCAGCGAACTGACCACCGAGGACATCGGCTATCAGTGCACGCGCCAGCTACTGGACGAAGCTCCGGAAACCACGGCCATCCTGGCCGGCAATGACTCCATGGCGATGGGAGCCATGGGAGCTGCCCAGGAAGCAGGCCTGCTGGTGCCCAAGGATCTATCAATCATCGGCTACGACAACTCTCCGCTCTCCGACACCCACTTGCTGCAGCTGACCACGGTTGACAGCCGCAACCATGCGCTTGGATTGCACGCGGCCGAGCAGGTGCTCTCCCGGCTCGCAGACCCTGAACGCACTGCTCAGCGGGTACTTCTGGAGCCCTTGCTGATCGAGCGCAGCACCTGCGCACCCGTGCGCAACGCCTGATTTCCACCGCCGCAAAGCTTTCTTCCCTTCACCCCTTGACCCTGGTCTGAAATCAGCTTTACACTTTTTTGGAGCGCTCCAATATATTCCAAAACACACATCCCCAGGAGAATTCCCGTGGCAAAAAGCATCGGCATCGCCGTCATCGGCGCCGGCATGGCCGGACTGTCCCACATCGCCGGATACCGCACCGCACCCACTTTGTATAACCCGGATCTGCCACCACTGCGCTACGTTGCGGTGGCCGACATGAACACCCAACTCGCAGCAAAAGTGGCCAAACGCTACGGCTACGAAAAGGCCTTGGGTTCATGGCAGGAAGTCGCCGCCGACCCCGACATCGACGTGGTTTCCGTAGTGATCGCCAACCGTTTCCACCGCGAGGCAGTAGAGGGACTGCTGGCTGCCGGCAAGCACGTATTGTGCGAAAAGCCCTTGGCTGACACCCTCGAAGAA harbors:
- a CDS encoding sugar phosphate isomerase/epimerase family protein; protein product: MAQNITIGTAPDSWGVWFADDPKQTPWQRFLDEVAEAGYKTIELGPYGYLPTDPSQLADELAARDLNVCAGTVFTAFHRGIDGSANAWEEAWEPARKVAELTAAMGGEHIVVIPAMWRDDVTGQALEPGVLEAEGWDSLAKGHDRLGKILQEEFGLKQQFHSHADSHVCGQSDIEKFLEVTDPQYTTLCLDTGHAEYGGASSVDLIHRFPERIGYLHLKQINPDILATVREKDMTWAAANLAGVMCEPPSGLPDLNEVLQEVEKLGRPIFGIVEQDMYPVADFSVPLPIATRTRNYLHSCVSRTHV
- the iolD gene encoding 3D-(3,5/4)-trihydroxycyclohexane-1,2-dione acylhydrolase (decyclizing); the protein is MTVAQAVVEFLGRQYTVDSIGGTQYRERLIPGMFGIFGHGNVAGVGQALKQWQAKDPSLMPYYQGRNEQAQSHQAVAYARHTRRRATYAVSTSIGPGSSNLLTGAALATANRLPVLLLPSDTFATRAADPVLQQLEMPHGYDITVNDAFRPLSKYFDRVTRPEQLASALHHGLRVLTDPAETGAVTISLPQDVQAEAFDFPEEFFAERDWKIRRPEPEAQDIAEAAKMIRAAKRPLIVAGGGVLYAFATGELAELCEATGIPVGNTQAGVGVLPWDSKYSLGAIGSTGTTAANALAEQADLVIGIGTRYEDFTTASRTAFQNPDVKFVNINVAALDAYKHGTVLPVVADARKALVALREALTGYRVEGALEVQVATEKQRWDATVDEAFAERLSPLVSQNAIIGAVNKAMDPRDVVVCAAGSLPGDLHKMWRVSDPYGYHVEYGFSCMGYEIAGGLGIKRAVRAEAERGEQENRDVVVMVGDGSYLMMHTELVTAVAEGLKVIHVLIQNHGYASIGALSESLGSQRFGTKYRTLDEQSHSFDEGETLPIDLATNAESLGVKVIRITPGPDAIEDLSAAIATAKAAPEGSGPILIHIESDLYADAPSSESWWDVPVSEVAELESTQSAYQNYTKHKARQKPLLG
- a CDS encoding ATP-binding protein codes for the protein MEYLPRSIDFQLDDLMSFEAAVAIDGPKGVGKTATASRRAQKIWRVDNPAERAVLEADPYFADAPDGTLLIDEWQHHPDVWNSVRRLVDDSAPAGRFLLTGSASPITGIGTHSGAGRIASARMRPMAFYERGYLEPTVSLKSLLEGTTVKISGSSPLTAASYYQAITKSGFPGIYGLTERQAQTRLDTYLQRIIDRDLPEAGLSLRKPLLLKRWMSAYAAASSTPTSYSNILDSTTSGEGTQPSRATTENYREHLAQIWLLDPLPAWEPSFGNPFKRQKYAPKHHLADPALAARLLGLTSKSLADRRGAPMAGPLLESLATLTVRVAAEAIGAKVGHLRTSSGDHEVDLVVEGFDGEVLALEVKLSAHVDNKDVRHLLWLRDQLPDRVNNVAVLYTGTEAYQRQDGVAVIPLSLLGL
- a CDS encoding LacI family DNA-binding transcriptional regulator, with the protein product MAAERRRATIYDVAQAAGVSKSLVSLVLRGSPSVSTPRRAAVLAAIKELDYRPSQAATALAGGTSQTVGVVIDDYTNTWFVELLRGLQEGLASAGLRIAVSDRSLNTHIESDPLDGFLSTRVEALVLATEPTEAMRFSSQIPVIIAGNRATEVPGADITSSDDRLGARRAIEHLISLGHTQIGHIAGGGGASMQRIAGYQDAMKAAGLTERIVTVSELTTEDIGYQCTRQLLDEAPETTAILAGNDSMAMGAMGAAQEAGLLVPKDLSIIGYDNSPLSDTHLLQLTTVDSRNHALGLHAAEQVLSRLADPERTAQRVLLEPLLIERSTCAPVRNA
- the iolC gene encoding 5-dehydro-2-deoxygluconokinase yields the protein MTYDVLTLGRISVDVYPNDIGVSLADVNSFGKYLGGSATNVAVAAARHGRDAGVITKVGDDDFGTFLERELDRYNVDRTQVTRDASLQTPVTFCAILPPDDFPLYFYGRFPMAPDWNINTSDIDLDAVKNSKIFWSTVTGLSREPSRSAQLAAYEARPASSLSEGQFTILDLDYRPMFWDSVEQAREQVTAALASATVAIGNDTECTVAVGEGTPDEQADRLLEAGVQIAVVKLGPEGVMAKTRTERVVSAPVPVQTANGLGAGDSFGGAFCHGLLSGWPLEQVLDYANAAGAIVASKVACSDAMPTPEEVNALLAERGRTVPASQKDLV
- a CDS encoding Cgl0159 family (beta/alpha)8-fold protein, whose translation is MKQATELSVDREDPRRYESITRQRLEDPASVQRAAAARQKHAGPVLGRQNFIIAADHPARGALSVGKRATAMADRRQLLDRLQIALQNPACDGVLASPDILDDLLLLGALEGKLVFGSMNRGGLTGLVNEIDDRFTGHTASALAALGADGGKMLTRISYEDPDTVKTLQATADAVSDLARHQLVAMVEPFISKRVEGKVVNDLRPDAVIKSMGIAAGLGESSAYTWLKIPVVQEMERVMAATTLPTVLLGGDPAGSPDEVFASWQAALALPGVQGLTVGRTLLYPEDEDVAAAVATAASLLNTTAPARS
- a CDS encoding CoA-acylating methylmalonate-semialdehyde dehydrogenase gives rise to the protein MTTIATDVAEILHYINGAPSAGTGTQTQPVYNPATGEVTGQLRLANDEDLAQAVAIAKAASETWGEVSIAKRSKILFRFQQLLTEHTDELARIITSEHGKVLSDAAGEISRGIEVVEYACGISQSLKGEYSDQVSTGIDVFSFRQPLGVVAGITPFNFPVMVPLWMAPVAIATGNTFILKPSERDPSASLLIAKLFKEAGLPDGVFQVLHGGKDTVDGLLSHPDIDGISFVGSTPIAKYVHETATKHGKRVQALGGAKNHAVIMPDADMDLAADHINAAAFGSAGQRCMAISVAVAVGDAADALVDKLAEHAGKVNVSHGFDEKADMGPVITPASKSRLQKIVGEAEQAGAALVIDGRDLVVKDHENGFFVGPTIIDKVSREMSAYTEEIFGPVLVVLRVDSLEEAIEVVNANPYGNGTAIFTSSGAHARTYTRRIQVGMVGVNVPLPVPVAWHSFGGWKDSLFGEHHIYGPDGVRFYTRGKAITQRWPEPAKGTAATFNFPSN